The window TCCCGCCGTATGGCACTGCAGGTTCAGCGTCTGGCCGAAGGCTTGGGCAAAGGTCTTACCCCGGCGCAGGAACGTCAGCAGCTGGTTGAGCGCTGGCTGAATGCCAGTGGCAACCGCGATGCAGCCCTGCAGCAGCGTTTTATTCAGGCACTGCAGGCCAGTCTCTGAGCGAGTGTCCTGAAGCATAAAAAATAAGACCTGCGGCGGTGCACCGCCGCCGCAGGCTTTTCCGTTATCATCCCCGCCCTGCTCTCCGTCTTACCCTGCAGCTCCCTCTCAGTCACTGTCTTTATCTGACTCCTTTTCTGGCACATCTGCCCTGCACGGAAAACGCGTTCACTGCTAACATCGGGTTCATCTGTTTACTGATAATAAGAGACTGAACGATGTCCCTGAGCGAAATCCTGAATTCCCGCTACTCTGTCCGTGCTTTTAAAAAAGATCCGGTTGAGCAAAGCATCCTCGAAGAAGTATTTACCGCCGCTCAGCGCGCGCCATCCAACTGTAATGTTCAGCCCTGGCAGACCTATGTGGTATCCGGCGCGAAAAAAGATCAGCTGAAAAACCTGTTAATCGGCACGGTCATGAAGCAACAGCAACCGGAGCCGGATTTTAACTGGAAGGTCGCTTACGAAGGCATTCACCGCGAGCGTCAGTTCGGTTCAGCCAATGCGCTGTACAGCTCAATGGGCATTGCCCGTGAAGACAAGATGAAACGCAATATGGCGATGCTGCGTAACTGGGCATTCTTTGATGCACCGCACGTGGCTTTTTTCACCATGGATACCTATCTCGATATTATGGGTGCGGTTGATGTGGGGATTTACGCGCAAACGCTGACCTTGCTGCTGAAAGAACGTGGTATCGACAGCTGTATGCAGGGGGCGCTGGGACAATTCCCGCAGCCAGTGCGTGAATTCCTTGAATTACCGCAAGGCCGTGGTGTGCTGTTCGGTATGTCGTTCGGTTATGCCGATGACAATGCCGACGCCAATAAAACGCGCACCGACCGTGCCGCACTTCAGGATGCAGTGAGCTTTATCAGTTGAATAAAATGTCAGCTGAATAAAATGTCAGTTGAATAAAAAACCGCTGCGGTAAGCCGCAGCGGTTTATCTTTTTTATTCAATCACAAATAATTTACTGACAGCCCAATACAAACCGTAGCCGATATAACCCAGCGGACCCAGAGTCACTTTCTTTTCCAGTGTTACACGGATATCCGACAGTGCGACCTGCTGGCGCAGGACTTTGCGGCGGCCTTCATAGGTATCAATTTCGGTCTGCAGGCGGCTGATTTCTTTTTCAATCACCAGAATATCTTCGATTTTTTCTGCCCGGTTAAGCAGCACTTTCATGCGTTCACGCAGGGCAATCAGGTTGGCCAGTCTGGCTTCATAATCAACAATCTCGCTGGTGACATCCTGAGTGCGGATATTCTGATCGCTGACCTCTCCCAGAGTACCCAGACGCTGAACGGTTTTATCAAACTGAGCCTCAGGTACACGCAGCGA of the Thalassolituus hydrocarboniclasticus genome contains:
- a CDS encoding nitroreductase family protein, translating into MSLSEILNSRYSVRAFKKDPVEQSILEEVFTAAQRAPSNCNVQPWQTYVVSGAKKDQLKNLLIGTVMKQQQPEPDFNWKVAYEGIHRERQFGSANALYSSMGIAREDKMKRNMAMLRNWAFFDAPHVAFFTMDTYLDIMGAVDVGIYAQTLTLLLKERGIDSCMQGALGQFPQPVREFLELPQGRGVLFGMSFGYADDNADANKTRTDRAALQDAVSFIS
- a CDS encoding DUF4349 domain-containing protein codes for the protein MNQHISYDAAEQAQAPVDGRLIIKSASLTLVVEDISSASAGVKAVLNEVEGYVDSSYDEGDKTRRLSLRVPEAQFDKTVQRLGTLGEVSDQNIRTQDVTSEIVDYEARLANLIALRERMKVLLNRAEKIEDILVIEKEISRLQTEIDTYEGRRKVLRQQVALSDIRVTLEKKVTLGPLGYIGYGLYWAVSKLFVIE